The following proteins are co-located in the Shouchella hunanensis genome:
- a CDS encoding DUF5391 family protein — protein sequence MQLHFRKKIIIFTLLSFVVFSSLIMSLSLSEVLSLGGYYSFNDVGMWTTLFVIFLCYSPLILYIIGHEKVFYILSLFCIIGLILSILILLSTIAFSYFLTDFYSNFANISVIIGSIILIIINSIWCVIAFEKN from the coding sequence ATGCAATTACATTTCAGAAAAAAGATAATCATTTTTACTTTATTATCTTTTGTCGTCTTTTCCTCATTAATTATGTCGTTGTCACTTTCGGAGGTATTAAGTCTAGGAGGATATTATAGCTTTAATGATGTTGGGATGTGGACTACTTTATTTGTTATTTTTCTTTGTTATAGCCCTTTAATTTTATATATAATAGGTCATGAAAAAGTTTTTTATATTTTAAGTCTTTTTTGTATCATAGGTTTAATTCTGAGCATATTAATACTATTATCAACTATTGCTTTTAGTTATTTTTTGACTGATTTTTATAGTAATTTTGCTAACATCAGTGTTATTATAGGAAGTATTATACTTATAATAATAAACTCAATCTGGTGTGTAATAGCTTTTGAAAAAAATTAA
- a CDS encoding 4'-phosphopantetheinyl transferase family protein, which translates to MIKEISTPIGLYRKEKFTTEQSYFKSHLVIGYSKTKIYLNDYLSKQEHESLKEFKHSKRQYEYLIGRYVAKKSILPFLPNHTPKDITIKKGIFGQPIVSSVINYDNYQLSLTHTSNFAASLSYPEFHPMGIDLEVINPKNDKILNRVLTYKEKLLIEKISSNESEALSIIWTVKESISKVLRTGLTVPLDLLAIKNVKQEEFQYICEFENFPQYKAVTWIFSPFILTICLPKNTIIQLEDRKKIKQFFSLK; encoded by the coding sequence TTGATTAAAGAAATTTCTACTCCAATTGGTCTATATCGCAAAGAAAAGTTTACTACAGAACAATCTTATTTCAAAAGTCATTTAGTAATAGGGTATTCTAAAACGAAAATATATTTGAATGATTACCTCAGTAAGCAAGAACATGAATCTTTGAAAGAGTTTAAGCATAGTAAAAGGCAATATGAATACTTAATAGGAAGGTATGTTGCTAAAAAGAGTATATTGCCATTTCTCCCTAATCATACTCCGAAAGATATAACAATAAAGAAAGGTATATTTGGCCAACCTATTGTTAGTTCCGTAATCAATTATGACAACTATCAATTAAGCCTAACCCATACAAGTAATTTTGCTGCCTCTCTTTCATATCCTGAGTTTCATCCAATGGGGATTGATCTTGAAGTTATAAATCCGAAGAATGATAAAATACTTAATAGAGTTTTAACCTATAAAGAAAAACTACTAATTGAAAAGATAAGTAGTAATGAATCAGAGGCACTGTCAATTATATGGACGGTTAAAGAATCAATCTCTAAGGTATTGCGAACAGGCTTAACAGTACCTTTAGATCTTTTAGCTATTAAAAATGTTAAGCAAGAAGAATTTCAGTACATATGTGAATTTGAAAACTTTCCTCAGTATAAAGCGGTTACTTGGATTTTCTCACCATTCATATTAACAATTTGTTTGCCTAAAAACACAATTATACAATTAGAAGACAGAAAAAAAATTAAACAATTTTTCAGCTTAAAATAA
- a CDS encoding ABC transporter ATP-binding protein: MVLDVQNITKVFLGKKKTKIYANDDISFKINEGEIFGLMGHNGAGKTTLVNQIIGSTKPTSGNIFLKNENVQKSPTKARGICSVQSQSQLPLGFLTPAQAVSTMGKMRLANKEDVQKRMNYLFDALDIGQWANTEGIQLSGGIKRLTAFCMSVISPGELVILDEPTNDVDPMRRRYLWDIIRQLTKDGTSVILVTHNVLEAEKAVDRLAILHKGKFLVEGTPSQIKSSVDNKMRLEVNLINENSLNNLPEWIINKNTVGNRLIMSLDSNSVPLSIEWASEQVRQNHILDYTLSPTTLEDVYVELTSGKGE, from the coding sequence ATGGTTTTAGACGTACAAAATATAACTAAGGTATTTTTGGGGAAAAAGAAAACTAAGATTTACGCGAACGATGATATTAGTTTTAAAATTAATGAGGGCGAAATTTTTGGGCTAATGGGTCATAACGGTGCTGGAAAAACAACATTGGTTAATCAGATCATAGGTTCAACAAAACCAACAAGTGGAAATATATTTTTGAAAAATGAGAATGTACAAAAATCACCAACTAAAGCAAGAGGTATTTGTTCCGTACAGTCACAGTCACAGTTACCTTTGGGTTTTTTAACACCTGCTCAAGCCGTTTCAACAATGGGGAAAATGCGTTTAGCTAATAAAGAGGATGTTCAGAAAAGAATGAACTATTTATTTGACGCATTAGATATTGGCCAGTGGGCTAATACTGAGGGGATTCAACTTTCTGGGGGGATTAAACGACTGACCGCATTTTGTATGTCCGTCATTAGCCCAGGAGAATTAGTAATTTTAGACGAGCCAACAAATGATGTAGACCCTATGAGAAGACGCTATCTTTGGGATATAATACGTCAACTAACTAAAGATGGGACATCAGTTATTTTAGTAACACATAATGTCTTAGAAGCAGAAAAGGCAGTGGATAGGCTTGCTATATTACATAAAGGGAAATTTTTAGTTGAAGGAACACCCTCTCAAATAAAGAGTTCGGTGGATAATAAAATGAGATTGGAAGTTAATTTAATTAATGAAAATAGTTTAAATAATTTACCTGAATGGATAATAAATAAAAATACTGTAGGTAATAGATTAATAATGTCACTTGATTCAAATTCTGTCCCTTTAAGTATAGAGTGGGCAAGTGAACAGGTTAGACAGAATCACATTTTAGATTATACTCTTTCACCTACTACTCTAGAAGATGTTTATGTCGAACTTACAAGTGGGAAAGGAGAGTAA
- a CDS encoding ABC transporter permease, with translation MKLYKQFKYVFQMQFLRNSGNLVFFAIIQIMISLGIVIGFTYLFADPDSNTILFLATGAPTLIMIITGLVILPQQIANAKSEGYIDFVRTWPVNRALILSADTLTWLIITIPGIAISTLCAHFIFDPGYSISWTVIPALLLIALTSIGVGYGFSYALPPQASAALSQVLIFGALMFSPINFPMDRLPEWLQYLHQVLPLYSMAEVMRASMASNTFTADFIHYVILTIWGIIGFGGAILILNKK, from the coding sequence ATGAAATTATACAAACAATTTAAATATGTTTTTCAAATGCAATTCCTTAGGAATTCAGGAAATCTAGTGTTTTTTGCAATAATACAAATAATGATATCTTTAGGAATTGTAATTGGTTTCACCTACCTTTTCGCAGACCCGGATTCAAATACTATATTATTTTTAGCTACGGGCGCTCCAACTTTGATTATGATAATTACTGGTTTAGTAATCCTTCCACAACAAATAGCTAATGCAAAATCTGAAGGTTATATTGATTTCGTACGTACATGGCCCGTGAATAGAGCGTTAATCCTCTCCGCGGATACGTTAACATGGCTTATTATCACAATACCTGGAATTGCTATTTCTACACTCTGTGCACATTTTATATTCGACCCTGGTTATTCAATATCTTGGACTGTAATACCAGCTCTACTATTAATCGCTTTGACTTCAATAGGTGTGGGTTACGGTTTTTCATATGCCTTACCGCCTCAAGCATCAGCAGCACTTTCACAGGTCTTAATTTTTGGTGCATTAATGTTCTCTCCTATTAATTTTCCAATGGACAGACTACCAGAGTGGTTACAATATTTACATCAGGTACTACCTCTATATTCTATGGCTGAAGTTATGAGAGCTTCAATGGCCTCAAATACGTTTACAGCCGATTTTATTCATTATGTTATTCTCACTATTTGGGGAATTATTGGATTTGGTGGCGCTATTTTAATCTTAAATAAAAAATAA
- a CDS encoding 3-hydroxyacyl-CoA dehydrogenase family protein produces MSLVGVIGAGVMGVDLAISLAQHGHKVLLKDNDPVKLKSVEVRIRKNIRSYKMLSKEYYSVVPDSILEKITVTDNYNNFGECSFIIENTYEEIKNKITVLEELKEYCNDDSIIGINTSCISITKLAKYFNKPDHIIGTHFMNPVPLKETVETVKGYHTSQETIEKTTLFLQSIKKKPIVVEDSPGFVANRLSHLFMNEAAYLVQEKIADPYQIDLMFKKGYEHKLGPLETIDLIGLDTVVDSLNVLYSSLQDTKFRCCPLLVKMVNAGLLGRKVGQGFYKYSL; encoded by the coding sequence ATGTCATTAGTAGGCGTTATAGGGGCCGGAGTTATGGGAGTGGATTTAGCAATTTCATTAGCCCAACATGGCCATAAGGTTTTGTTAAAAGACAATGATCCAGTTAAATTAAAAAGTGTTGAAGTAAGAATTAGAAAAAATATTAGAAGTTATAAAATGTTATCTAAAGAATATTATTCAGTAGTTCCAGATTCTATATTAGAAAAAATAACAGTTACAGATAACTATAATAACTTTGGAGAATGCTCATTTATTATAGAAAATACTTATGAGGAAATTAAGAATAAGATAACTGTTTTAGAGGAATTAAAAGAATATTGTAATGACGATTCCATAATTGGTATTAATACTAGTTGTATTTCAATAACTAAACTAGCTAAATATTTCAATAAACCGGACCACATAATTGGGACGCATTTTATGAATCCTGTGCCTTTGAAAGAAACAGTGGAAACAGTAAAAGGATATCATACATCACAAGAAACTATTGAAAAGACCACTTTATTTCTTCAGTCCATTAAAAAGAAGCCAATAGTAGTCGAAGATTCACCTGGATTCGTGGCAAATAGATTGTCTCATTTATTTATGAATGAGGCAGCCTATTTAGTCCAAGAAAAAATAGCCGACCCTTACCAAATAGATTTAATGTTTAAAAAAGGCTATGAACATAAATTAGGACCTTTAGAAACAATTGATCTTATCGGTCTAGATACTGTAGTAGATTCACTAAATGTGCTCTATTCTAGCTTACAAGATACCAAATTCAGGTGTTGTCCGTTACTTGTAAAAATGGTTAATGCTGGGTTATTAGGGAGAAAAGTGGGACAGGGTTTCTATAAATATTCATTGTAA
- a CDS encoding HAD-IIIC family phosphatase: protein MKLIKCVIWDLDNTLWEGTLLEDNSVRLKDGIREILEKLDSEGVLLSIASRNNFEHAMDILKKLGIDHYFLYPQINWSAKSLSIKNIQKEINVGFDSLLFIDDQQFELDEVKSVYPEINLLKAENYREVENMQQHLPKMLTLDSKRRRLMFVEEQKRRAAEEIFEGPSSKFLFTLNMEFLIKRATQSDLMRAEELTVRTNQLNSTGIQYSYDELNDYLNSQSHDLWICELKDRYGSYGKIGLALVENDHSYSNIRLLLMSCRTLSRGVGTVLLSFLMKNAIMNNKKLRADFCKTERNRQMYLTYKFANFNEVDSSNNEKLLLENDLSLIQEYPPYIKVIIKNNRNEGVSIV from the coding sequence ATGAAGCTTATTAAGTGTGTGATTTGGGACTTAGACAATACTTTGTGGGAAGGTACTTTACTTGAAGATAATAGTGTTAGACTAAAAGATGGTATTAGAGAGATATTGGAAAAACTGGATTCGGAAGGGGTGTTATTATCAATAGCCAGCAGAAATAACTTTGAACACGCCATGGATATTCTTAAAAAGTTGGGTATTGATCACTATTTCTTATATCCACAAATTAACTGGAGTGCTAAGTCTTTGTCAATTAAAAATATTCAAAAAGAAATAAATGTTGGATTTGATTCTCTACTGTTTATAGATGATCAACAATTTGAATTAGATGAAGTGAAAAGTGTTTATCCTGAAATAAATTTATTAAAGGCAGAAAATTATAGAGAAGTTGAAAATATGCAACAGCATTTACCCAAAATGCTAACTTTGGACAGTAAAAGAAGAAGATTAATGTTTGTAGAAGAACAAAAAAGGAGAGCGGCAGAGGAAATTTTTGAAGGGCCGTCTTCTAAATTTCTTTTTACCTTAAACATGGAATTTTTAATAAAAAGAGCTACACAAAGTGATTTAATGAGAGCGGAAGAACTTACTGTACGAACTAACCAATTAAATTCAACAGGAATACAATATAGTTATGATGAGCTTAATGATTATCTTAATTCTCAAAGTCATGATTTATGGATATGCGAACTAAAAGATAGGTATGGTTCTTATGGTAAGATTGGTTTGGCTTTGGTCGAAAACGATCATAGTTATTCTAATATTCGATTGCTGTTGATGTCATGTCGTACACTCTCGCGTGGGGTAGGTACAGTGTTACTTTCATTTTTAATGAAAAATGCTATTATGAATAACAAAAAATTAAGAGCTGATTTTTGTAAAACTGAACGTAATAGACAAATGTATTTGACATACAAATTTGCTAATTTTAACGAGGTAGATTCATCTAATAATGAAAAACTTTTATTAGAAAATGATTTAAGCTTGATTCAAGAATATCCACCCTATATTAAAGTAATAATTAAAAATAACAGAAATGAGGGTGTATCTATTGTGTAA
- a CDS encoding phosphopantetheine-binding protein, with amino-acid sequence MCNIKVDLRKFIEANMEIFDYEESIKDDDNIFEKGFVNSIFAMRLLQYIEDKYNIIVNDDEISLNNFSSIDNIVSLLKRTET; translated from the coding sequence TTGTGTAATATAAAGGTTGACTTAAGAAAATTTATAGAAGCCAATATGGAAATTTTTGATTATGAAGAAAGTATAAAAGATGATGATAACATCTTTGAAAAAGGATTTGTTAATTCGATATTTGCGATGAGATTGCTTCAATATATAGAAGATAAATATAATATAATAGTAAATGATGATGAAATATCCCTTAATAATTTTAGCTCAATTGATAATATAGTGAGTTTACTAAAAAGAACGGAAACATAA
- a CDS encoding acyl-CoA dehydrogenase family protein, whose amino-acid sequence MDNNLFLNKVEMFAEDYIRPIAGEIDKKCSFPIEIINSLGNLGVLGATVPKEYGGLNLDPLTYGNLTESIGKACSATRTLLTVHTALVCETLVTFGTEKQKEKYLPLLASGEKIGCFALSEPNVGSDARSVKTNYEKKGNEYVINGIKKWISFAEIADIYIVIAINEGEITAFLLEKDMPGITVEPVKGLMASRGSHTGKLTLKNVAVSKEQIISRIGNGFSFVVNSALFYGRFSVAWGGVGLAKAALEEMAKYSRKREQFNTKIGNHQLVKRIIGDSVTKIHAGRALCEKAAGLRMKKDDLAMIETNIAKYFTSKTAVSVTADAVQILGANGCTDNFPVERLYRESKVLEIIEGSSQIQEILIGNFGLKQYGR is encoded by the coding sequence ATGGATAATAATTTATTTCTTAATAAAGTAGAAATGTTTGCTGAAGATTATATAAGACCAATAGCAGGTGAAATTGATAAAAAATGTTCATTCCCAATAGAGATCATAAACAGCCTTGGTAATTTAGGAGTCTTAGGTGCTACCGTCCCTAAAGAATACGGTGGTTTAAATTTAGATCCATTAACATATGGGAATTTAACAGAAAGTATTGGTAAAGCTTGTTCAGCTACACGTACACTTTTGACTGTTCATACCGCTTTAGTTTGTGAAACATTAGTTACATTTGGGACTGAAAAGCAAAAAGAAAAATATCTTCCCTTATTAGCATCTGGAGAAAAAATAGGTTGTTTTGCTTTGTCTGAACCAAACGTTGGAAGCGATGCGCGTTCTGTTAAAACCAATTATGAAAAAAAAGGGAATGAATATGTTATAAATGGTATAAAGAAATGGATATCATTTGCTGAAATAGCAGATATATACATAGTTATTGCTATTAATGAAGGTGAAATAACGGCCTTTTTGCTAGAAAAAGATATGCCAGGTATAACGGTTGAGCCGGTAAAGGGATTAATGGCTAGTAGAGGTTCTCATACAGGCAAATTAACTTTGAAAAATGTTGCTGTTTCAAAAGAACAGATCATCAGTCGAATTGGTAATGGGTTCTCATTTGTTGTGAATTCTGCTCTTTTTTATGGACGATTTAGTGTTGCATGGGGAGGGGTTGGTTTAGCCAAAGCTGCATTAGAAGAAATGGCTAAGTACTCAAGGAAGCGAGAACAATTTAATACAAAGATTGGTAATCATCAACTAGTTAAAAGAATCATTGGAGATTCTGTAACTAAAATTCATGCAGGTAGAGCCTTATGTGAAAAAGCAGCAGGATTGAGAATGAAAAAAGATGATTTGGCAATGATCGAGACAAACATTGCCAAATATTTTACTTCTAAAACTGCAGTAAGTGTAACCGCTGATGCAGTTCAAATTTTGGGTGCTAACGGCTGTACTGACAATTTTCCTGTTGAAAGGCTGTATAGAGAATCGAAAGTGTTAGAAATTATTGAAGGTTCTTCTCAAATACAAGAGATTCTAATAGGGAATTTTGGCTTAAAACAATATGGTCGCTAA